Proteins encoded within one genomic window of Leptolyngbya sp. SIO1E4:
- a CDS encoding FlxA-like family protein, producing the protein MTATLSSGSRKSVSAQAYILGSLGGVDIRLEADYSSDFNNQTTHIYRGALAQESSVSLLGLASKLGGFTLPAGIPDLHLLDINIELKTNEQGVEYFAFTGQSTLALGKKFDLLGVTVEPPEGIRFTFSLRRERVSKAGQQVTEGRFLLTLAMPANDRLVISSALAWTRDIPGLDTFRELQNDEDLPKEGEASSAEAISLILNAQRAIAITLVDKTLGAAGAAKYLVDFEPTDWALTLQFLGEDFPLSLPSADGSASVTAPPSVPAPAASVAAPAVSLGDSPGNGATTQAAPEEFTFPFLKADGEEDTAPAAKPAGPANAQTGAVSGGALSRTQAADSGQQSSSLKKLSQKIAIGKPTDLGFESDPDTGASFIKISFPATITVGGMKFRSKLPVKFAIDRFAIEVSHPTGLEVLSETEKLRPPQKAGEPQREKFQLFGLEWEFFGVKVPDFDPEKPLYHHFTLVTEDFNYQIQQADGARIEIAYTKASRDPIVFIVEDFAISPKGISLTATVSDRPARLNGIDTQYRFNGSQLRIVDNEILDFTLSGSGPLPPKLVGDAMADISLQFKQVEGNLKLVAGAAKIQGNKILDCKGTRFRFSIDAMGLKFVNDDRFHIYFTLTGSARFVLQSGDDRQNGALSMLPNIQIDLVDCPLTGDASVIAKHVRFLIELPKPVSFPFLGAYEFELRAIGFIPQFEPFGNDVAMQISGQIKFAQGKGDVASDKPDLHSLFIGLPEPGGFLPRLYMDKLPLDISAGEAFQLNGVVEFKDDELLKGFEGEGVLEIQGMPPIAASFGFYRVRKSEDQPWVRAWFIYIEIRQVSFRVPIVEFYIREVGLGFGYRYTLVGIKRADEAESLTQLLQELKVLSRTQGDLSRRDRWAIDVEDRGQDPRWTIVFRAMIAQLSAAPSPLTWNAAKEEALACVYLFDAVIAFRSDLTFFMNVRGWINTSYGAFVKERNQGNDLEPLFSGFVFLWPRQKRFLAHLASNPNGHLGSKPPLPEFTQSAIRSSQFSATLLIEPGLMHFELGWPNMLRWSNKLGPLNADIRGGFIFRISTTEMVIGISFLARASLEISASVNLGLVGASVTAKANAAYGARYIGVVGFGANDQPTLYGAIGLELRIRLSVSLWIKIPLIFKTIRLSYRFSLNINFTAGLEFAVNGLRDAGLRGSGTLSVSAMGHRLQFNVKLSANADAVTRARQRTEKYLNIGLEATEVDTTLPGVDASPPAARVAASQAAPAGAAPAALRASAAQPVAFESPEPGVLDVPAEALRSEAPIAAEPNAVSEPLPVVERAELAAEVSAIEPFDTPDYSVFVVRDAHDDFSYFVLFPRSMRDGGRAGFLPVPPPNIDPDAEAPPVFTAASYRDFSLSFPSGLPAGLQWFNPVTDAFQAVDAIAPDQAEASQTSNGLTWRADWAQTLFDDAEAYQFEDEQTFRDRSQVPDPTTESITLQDYLRNAYLLNDAQEPIDDPASLAMEEDLRADERVQNPSDNAFEAAVRGATEQFRGSPFFKRDPNYAYEQILEQAFSEETTIYEGDTASSDPDQVLDAHQQAHQVRSMVINDLTGDLQTYVTGANDTERQQTATQSVAFQMGLVFRVPKGQRPPWLDENVSMSDAPKLVQRDRRTELTPTSQERYLRTFNTFATDFSKNPPQFQRVKHFTDANTIAITWDLVQTYPTTLQADPEQALTPLQQDPEQNLKHYEVRRRSLSSQAPELVYQVKGAAVLNRPEGSSTLSILKPRFQVVDHFTEESLDDIVSLPADGLSYLYTITPYDFAGNAGHPLTLVATRYPNEPPQVPVDGEFQVNYQLDETNTGLSDVTTSATSLPHLVEPENCTITWTEPSDAQNGVRVPIQDYYLVFRKETTLPIGSYGLDSSTQRPRTKLLPTSNSRALPTDIKIKLTPEGLRRARSATVSAAELRQHGILPAEWQSQAWKIFFQTVSVNQVPSALAPVQLLLRFNSAATANSDQVEERRPAELEWLPQPLRLALLPPEDQRAVTGTAHFPMPTTQLTETGVNAAAFKFAFDGTASSLHLAYQEHPIGIRCIRFRWNQGPSHLSAYPIALTASYDLLELDIDAHTTETFRDRDQLAQALRQIQEVQMLSAADLLLTPGDTLSTNQWEAWYPSAIARRWLYQANPVSGADITESPWYSWRESILAWPEWAGLTDGDGERATALHPFLTQLTETLQETYLVSLQTSPPLQPQTLATFLQSTAAEADPYGWGVLQRFGLTTTFSLRDTETGDVIAGQALLEAVQGVILQLAPAYPTLYPHLHVELLFQAGQSVSLEANAAVPLDGLLGIIQISLRPVIHQVQQYGQVAIAGDNNSQAKLKFDFSQPFTLIDQSDPDSSQIRLTPEFDENGAPKPIERTVTVPLNGQVNLLLRAAEMPQVSQIVSQPGQDDIAVPLSISPLAVTHPLSTYFTADPDVLAADFQSDPDAETESASTIQWQRFKRYAEALNSTDADTKIQVPTSGDALKSALPDVLLWSLRFFNAAAVPTDNEQGLGRTAAGPWLATAYPRADTPAPATPDDSGRLQYDHLLQDKWAHTYRYYIRPNDRYGLLWASLLKSPALFPTGNATASLTEAVPDPTQGGLDVVLDRISPLAMPVILSSARLDPPSAPGQSVPPGRTWEVIIAQHPEQTLMERNQTLARQLQFRQVAFALLRRFAYTANNGDDWVSRISNLIQVQGTPGANHTLSLKLVEDYYPDSLPTAADAPLPDHLDFQRIPQTDEAFAQLTAEDLVQIDADLRSIDLPLRLGNFQQGALVLQWDTLPFFYQHQLLVVAQSDRVVSPVNSVIHKDFEYRSPIPSAWMVGQVPETVTVPEPFGRLGSPNPTLPSRRVRISLRQLWDSLPQSVRDQWPSEAPNILANNQRTPSALPDLEVVYQLVQVMEGNIEVQVETFVEQQEDSEQYQLRQLGKFFLGNITTLEPPTEGQTDYGLNLTIRQVSQVPLQRPYDFSTVAAATRDKLAFSEADQLLQVLSVFTQRDRDALWLVMAQVIEELRLLLAAGLATEQTLLNAWYASRMVTTQTFLQDDRVEPVSLPNIAGISYEDAPATLLLLKAGSAETATLQALADQCDARLQFALRRLLGETSPPGNSNGVTVERSPDQSFAIAAVQLLTNTDVPSSLQGKVQLYPQQPDQLDPTRSEMIWLGSLSTTQEIALRAFIFNGAVNRLKTALENTQVSQPYTPPTIPAVPEIPADLAQTYGITASRDGLSWTLQWTGELTAAAMVTIHDLLDDAIYPSGAIALFRKVLAGQKAYAAALENAVANDRTADLITPIQAQINGIQSALDSTINPRIAELEAQPSLTSEEQAELNNLRQNQQNLQASIQNLEGQIRALEAAAEQRRREEAAVQARLAAALVQFDGLTSPGEAAAIPAVPASGDFLTTPYTATVLWRVTLPVLVQQLRSQGDTAVADWLEARLTIPTEPIASEVVWRNLYVNDAGWVNAVALQTPVQSALETLSDGSLDTFKTAFDALTGAIEGVASRVDYRPYQGDLSESLQSHLIVRGQLLRGTRSLNETERGQLRDRFSALGQPSQESLQRLFIDLQDRQALDRLYRRWWVQVYLSATFDLGRLPAALQAKVSLTSLPEATHDYALIWQGAMTDDDETTFKTWRKDLEDSALIDALDELLQRVPRPDPTAPVDPTVETIVLGQGSPPTLPITLESQLRLGPGAILRYHGLMTLAEANDLREAVAERDRPAIQPLFNLSMTQSLQGGELSLMSRRGSAKPSDLERLPPFDLGR; encoded by the coding sequence TTGACTGCGACTCTCTCCTCTGGCTCTCGTAAATCAGTTTCCGCCCAGGCCTATATCCTCGGCTCCTTGGGGGGGGTTGATATTCGGCTGGAAGCTGATTATTCAAGCGACTTCAATAATCAGACGACGCACATCTATCGGGGAGCCCTGGCGCAAGAATCTTCTGTGAGTTTGCTGGGGCTGGCGAGTAAACTCGGCGGCTTTACCTTACCCGCAGGCATCCCAGATCTGCACCTGCTGGATATCAATATCGAACTCAAAACCAACGAGCAGGGCGTCGAGTATTTTGCGTTTACGGGCCAGTCAACTCTAGCCCTGGGCAAAAAGTTTGACCTCTTGGGCGTCACCGTTGAACCGCCAGAAGGGATTCGCTTTACCTTCAGCTTAAGGCGCGAAAGGGTCTCCAAAGCAGGCCAGCAGGTGACGGAAGGGCGCTTTTTACTGACCCTGGCGATGCCCGCCAATGATCGCTTAGTGATTTCCAGTGCGCTGGCGTGGACGCGGGATATCCCGGGGTTAGACACGTTTCGGGAGCTGCAAAACGACGAGGACTTGCCCAAAGAGGGAGAAGCGTCTTCGGCTGAGGCCATTAGCCTGATTTTGAATGCCCAGCGAGCGATCGCGATCACCCTGGTGGATAAAACCCTGGGCGCTGCCGGGGCGGCTAAATACCTAGTTGACTTTGAGCCCACGGATTGGGCGCTGACGCTGCAGTTTTTGGGCGAAGATTTTCCGCTATCGCTTCCCAGTGCTGACGGAAGTGCAAGCGTTACCGCGCCGCCGTCTGTCCCAGCGCCTGCGGCATCGGTGGCGGCCCCCGCGGTTTCCCTAGGGGACAGTCCAGGGAATGGGGCCACCACCCAAGCCGCCCCAGAAGAATTCACGTTTCCGTTTCTCAAAGCAGACGGTGAGGAAGATACGGCCCCGGCGGCTAAACCCGCTGGCCCTGCTAACGCTCAGACGGGAGCGGTCTCTGGCGGGGCGCTGTCGCGAACCCAGGCGGCAGATTCTGGACAGCAAAGCTCATCTCTGAAAAAGCTGAGTCAAAAAATTGCGATCGGCAAGCCGACTGACCTGGGCTTTGAGAGTGACCCAGACACAGGGGCTAGCTTCATCAAAATCAGCTTTCCGGCCACGATTACGGTCGGGGGCATGAAGTTTCGCAGCAAATTGCCCGTCAAGTTTGCGATCGATCGCTTTGCCATTGAAGTCAGCCACCCAACGGGGCTAGAAGTGCTCTCTGAAACGGAGAAACTGCGGCCACCCCAGAAGGCAGGCGAGCCCCAACGGGAAAAATTTCAGCTCTTTGGCTTGGAATGGGAATTTTTTGGAGTCAAGGTGCCGGATTTTGATCCCGAAAAGCCCCTCTACCATCACTTCACTCTGGTGACTGAGGACTTCAACTATCAGATTCAGCAGGCGGACGGAGCCCGCATTGAGATTGCCTACACCAAGGCCAGTCGCGACCCGATTGTCTTTATCGTGGAGGACTTTGCCATCTCGCCCAAGGGCATTAGCCTGACGGCGACGGTGAGCGATCGCCCCGCACGACTCAACGGCATCGACACCCAATATCGCTTCAACGGCAGCCAGCTGCGCATTGTCGATAATGAGATTCTGGATTTCACCCTGAGCGGGTCTGGGCCATTGCCGCCCAAGCTGGTGGGCGATGCCATGGCGGATATCTCCCTGCAGTTCAAGCAGGTGGAGGGCAACCTGAAGCTGGTGGCTGGGGCGGCCAAGATTCAGGGCAACAAGATTCTCGACTGCAAGGGCACCCGCTTCCGCTTCTCCATTGACGCCATGGGGCTGAAGTTCGTCAATGACGATCGCTTCCACATTTACTTCACCCTCACTGGCAGTGCTCGCTTCGTCCTGCAGTCAGGGGACGATCGCCAAAACGGGGCACTCTCGATGCTGCCCAATATTCAAATCGACCTGGTGGATTGCCCCCTCACGGGGGATGCCAGCGTCATTGCCAAGCACGTCAGGTTCTTGATCGAGCTGCCGAAACCCGTTTCCTTCCCCTTCCTAGGGGCCTACGAGTTCGAGCTGCGGGCGATCGGCTTTATTCCGCAATTTGAGCCCTTTGGTAATGATGTGGCCATGCAGATCAGCGGCCAGATTAAGTTTGCTCAGGGCAAAGGGGATGTGGCCAGCGACAAACCCGACCTGCATTCCCTGTTTATCGGCTTGCCTGAGCCCGGTGGCTTTTTGCCCCGGCTCTATATGGATAAGCTGCCGCTGGATATCAGCGCCGGAGAAGCCTTCCAGCTCAACGGGGTGGTTGAATTCAAAGACGACGAGCTGCTGAAGGGCTTTGAGGGCGAGGGGGTTCTGGAAATTCAGGGCATGCCCCCCATCGCCGCCAGCTTTGGCTTCTATCGGGTGCGTAAAAGCGAAGATCAGCCCTGGGTGCGGGCCTGGTTCATCTATATCGAAATTCGCCAGGTTAGCTTCCGGGTACCCATTGTCGAATTCTATATCCGGGAAGTGGGCCTCGGGTTTGGCTATCGCTACACCCTGGTCGGCATCAAGCGGGCAGACGAAGCCGAGAGTTTAACCCAGCTCCTGCAGGAGCTGAAGGTGCTGTCGCGTACCCAGGGAGATTTATCGCGCCGCGATCGCTGGGCCATTGATGTGGAAGATCGAGGGCAGGATCCGCGCTGGACGATTGTGTTCCGGGCCATGATCGCCCAGCTCTCGGCGGCTCCGTCCCCCCTCACCTGGAACGCGGCCAAAGAGGAAGCCTTAGCCTGCGTCTATCTATTTGACGCGGTGATTGCCTTCCGTAGCGACCTCACCTTCTTTATGAACGTGCGCGGCTGGATCAATACCAGCTACGGGGCTTTTGTCAAAGAGCGGAATCAGGGCAACGATTTAGAGCCGCTCTTCAGTGGCTTTGTTTTCCTGTGGCCTCGTCAGAAGCGCTTCCTGGCCCACCTGGCCTCCAACCCCAACGGTCACCTGGGCAGCAAGCCGCCGCTGCCGGAATTCACCCAGTCGGCGATTCGCAGTTCCCAGTTCTCAGCCACCTTGCTGATTGAGCCAGGGCTGATGCACTTTGAGCTGGGCTGGCCCAACATGCTGCGCTGGTCGAATAAACTGGGGCCGCTGAATGCTGATATTCGCGGGGGCTTTATCTTCCGCATTAGCACCACAGAGATGGTGATCGGCATCAGCTTCCTGGCGCGGGCCAGCCTGGAAATTTCCGCCAGCGTTAATCTCGGACTGGTGGGAGCCAGCGTGACGGCTAAGGCCAATGCGGCTTACGGAGCCCGCTACATTGGCGTTGTGGGCTTTGGGGCCAATGATCAGCCCACCCTCTACGGGGCGATCGGGCTGGAACTACGGATTCGGCTGTCCGTTTCGCTGTGGATCAAGATTCCGCTGATCTTCAAGACCATTCGGCTGTCCTATCGCTTTAGCCTCAACATCAACTTTACGGCGGGTCTGGAATTTGCCGTGAATGGCTTGCGCGATGCGGGTCTGCGGGGATCTGGCACCTTATCTGTCTCGGCCATGGGGCACCGGCTGCAGTTTAACGTGAAGCTGAGCGCCAATGCCGATGCGGTCACCCGCGCCCGCCAGCGCACTGAAAAGTACCTCAACATCGGGCTGGAAGCCACCGAAGTGGATACCACCCTTCCAGGGGTGGATGCGTCTCCCCCAGCGGCCCGCGTCGCGGCTTCTCAAGCGGCACCAGCGGGGGCGGCACCGGCGGCACTTCGGGCCAGTGCGGCCCAACCCGTTGCCTTTGAGTCGCCGGAGCCCGGGGTGTTGGACGTACCTGCTGAAGCGCTGCGGTCTGAAGCCCCGATCGCGGCAGAACCCAACGCCGTTTCAGAGCCTCTCCCCGTGGTTGAGCGGGCAGAACTGGCGGCTGAGGTCTCTGCTATCGAACCCTTTGACACGCCGGATTACTCTGTCTTTGTGGTGCGGGATGCCCATGACGACTTTTCCTACTTTGTGCTATTTCCTCGCTCCATGCGCGATGGAGGTCGGGCCGGATTTTTGCCGGTACCGCCCCCGAACATTGACCCTGACGCCGAGGCCCCCCCGGTCTTTACCGCAGCCAGCTATCGCGATTTCAGTCTGAGCTTCCCCAGCGGCCTACCGGCAGGGTTGCAGTGGTTTAATCCAGTGACGGATGCGTTCCAAGCCGTCGATGCGATCGCTCCGGATCAAGCCGAAGCCTCCCAAACCAGCAATGGGCTGACCTGGCGGGCTGACTGGGCTCAAACCCTATTCGACGATGCGGAAGCCTATCAGTTTGAGGATGAACAGACCTTTAGAGACCGCTCTCAAGTCCCCGACCCGACGACAGAGTCGATTACCCTGCAAGACTATCTGCGCAATGCCTACCTCCTGAACGATGCGCAGGAACCCATTGATGATCCGGCGTCTTTGGCGATGGAGGAGGATCTGCGCGCCGATGAGCGGGTACAAAATCCGTCCGACAATGCCTTTGAAGCCGCCGTGCGGGGAGCCACTGAACAGTTTCGCGGGTCTCCTTTCTTTAAGCGCGACCCCAACTATGCCTATGAGCAAATCCTGGAGCAAGCCTTCAGTGAAGAGACGACCATCTATGAGGGGGATACGGCCAGTAGCGACCCCGACCAGGTCTTAGACGCCCATCAACAAGCTCACCAGGTACGCAGCATGGTGATCAATGACCTGACGGGTGACCTCCAGACCTACGTCACGGGGGCCAATGACACGGAACGGCAACAGACGGCAACCCAGTCCGTTGCCTTCCAGATGGGGCTGGTGTTCCGAGTACCCAAGGGCCAGCGCCCCCCCTGGCTGGATGAAAATGTCTCCATGAGTGACGCCCCCAAATTGGTGCAGCGCGATCGCCGCACTGAACTAACGCCCACTAGCCAAGAACGCTATCTGCGCACCTTTAACACCTTCGCCACCGACTTTTCTAAGAACCCACCCCAGTTCCAGCGAGTCAAACACTTCACCGACGCCAACACGATCGCCATTACCTGGGATCTGGTCCAAACCTATCCCACGACTCTCCAGGCCGATCCAGAACAGGCCCTGACGCCCCTGCAGCAAGATCCCGAACAAAACCTCAAACACTACGAAGTGCGGCGACGCTCCCTCAGCAGCCAGGCTCCGGAGCTGGTGTACCAGGTCAAGGGGGCAGCGGTTTTGAATCGGCCCGAGGGGTCATCGACCCTCAGCATCCTCAAGCCCCGCTTCCAGGTCGTGGATCACTTTACGGAAGAAAGCCTGGACGATATCGTCAGTCTGCCAGCGGACGGGCTGAGCTACCTCTACACCATCACGCCCTACGATTTTGCGGGTAATGCTGGCCATCCCCTCACCCTGGTCGCCACTCGCTACCCCAATGAACCGCCTCAAGTGCCGGTGGATGGGGAATTCCAAGTCAACTATCAGCTGGATGAGACGAATACCGGCCTGTCCGACGTGACCACTAGCGCCACGTCACTGCCGCATCTGGTGGAGCCTGAAAACTGCACCATCACCTGGACAGAACCCAGCGACGCTCAAAACGGCGTGCGGGTGCCAATTCAAGACTATTACCTGGTGTTCCGCAAAGAGACCACCCTCCCCATCGGCAGCTATGGCCTCGATAGCTCGACGCAGCGCCCCCGCACCAAACTGCTGCCCACCAGCAACTCCCGTGCCCTGCCCACCGACATCAAAATTAAGCTCACCCCCGAGGGGCTGCGTCGCGCCCGTAGCGCCACCGTGTCAGCAGCAGAACTGCGCCAGCACGGCATTTTACCGGCTGAGTGGCAATCCCAGGCTTGGAAGATCTTCTTCCAAACGGTTTCAGTCAATCAGGTGCCGTCGGCACTGGCCCCAGTACAGCTGCTGCTGCGCTTTAATTCAGCCGCCACCGCCAATTCAGACCAGGTAGAAGAACGCCGCCCAGCCGAGCTAGAGTGGCTGCCCCAGCCGCTTCGCCTGGCCCTGCTGCCACCGGAAGATCAGCGGGCGGTGACTGGGACGGCCCACTTCCCCATGCCCACAACCCAACTAACGGAGACCGGGGTCAACGCTGCGGCCTTCAAGTTTGCCTTTGACGGCACGGCCAGCAGTCTCCATCTGGCCTACCAGGAACATCCCATCGGCATTCGCTGCATTCGCTTCCGCTGGAACCAAGGCCCCAGTCACCTGTCGGCCTATCCCATCGCCCTCACCGCCAGCTATGACCTGCTGGAGCTAGACATTGACGCCCATACGACTGAGACCTTCCGCGATCGCGACCAGCTGGCCCAAGCCCTGCGCCAAATCCAGGAAGTGCAGATGCTCTCGGCAGCAGACTTGCTGCTCACCCCAGGGGATACCCTGTCTACGAACCAGTGGGAAGCCTGGTATCCCAGCGCGATCGCCCGCCGCTGGCTCTACCAGGCGAACCCCGTCTCCGGTGCCGACATTACTGAAAGCCCCTGGTATTCCTGGCGCGAGTCGATTTTGGCCTGGCCAGAGTGGGCAGGGCTCACCGATGGGGACGGGGAGCGGGCAACGGCCCTGCATCCGTTCTTGACTCAGCTCACGGAAACCCTGCAGGAAACCTATCTGGTGTCGTTGCAGACCAGCCCGCCGCTGCAGCCCCAAACCTTAGCCACCTTCTTGCAATCCACTGCAGCCGAAGCCGATCCCTATGGTTGGGGTGTTCTGCAGCGGTTTGGCTTGACCACAACCTTCTCCCTGCGCGATACCGAAACGGGTGATGTGATAGCCGGACAGGCCCTGCTAGAAGCGGTGCAAGGGGTGATTCTGCAATTGGCCCCCGCCTATCCCACCCTGTATCCGCATCTCCATGTCGAGCTGTTGTTCCAGGCGGGGCAGAGTGTCAGTCTAGAAGCGAATGCGGCGGTTCCCCTAGACGGCCTGCTGGGGATTATTCAAATCAGCCTGCGACCGGTGATTCATCAGGTGCAGCAATACGGCCAAGTGGCGATCGCAGGCGATAACAACAGTCAAGCCAAGCTGAAGTTTGACTTTAGCCAGCCCTTCACCCTGATTGACCAGTCTGACCCCGACAGTAGCCAGATCCGGTTAACCCCTGAATTCGACGAGAATGGTGCGCCTAAACCGATTGAGCGCACGGTCACGGTTCCCCTCAACGGCCAGGTGAATTTACTGCTGCGGGCAGCTGAAATGCCTCAGGTCAGCCAGATCGTTTCGCAACCCGGCCAAGATGACATTGCGGTGCCGCTGTCGATCAGTCCTCTGGCGGTGACCCATCCGCTCTCGACCTATTTCACCGCCGATCCGGATGTCTTAGCGGCTGACTTCCAGAGCGATCCGGATGCGGAAACTGAATCAGCATCGACTATCCAGTGGCAGCGCTTCAAGCGCTACGCCGAAGCCCTCAACAGCACCGATGCCGACACCAAAATCCAGGTGCCGACTAGTGGCGATGCCCTCAAATCTGCCCTGCCGGACGTACTGTTGTGGTCACTGCGCTTTTTCAATGCGGCTGCCGTTCCCACCGACAATGAACAAGGCTTGGGTCGCACTGCCGCTGGCCCCTGGCTAGCCACGGCATATCCCCGGGCTGACACGCCCGCTCCTGCCACCCCCGATGACAGCGGTCGCCTCCAGTACGACCATCTGCTGCAGGACAAGTGGGCGCACACCTATCGCTACTACATCCGGCCCAACGATCGCTATGGGCTGCTCTGGGCTAGCCTGCTGAAATCTCCGGCCCTATTCCCCACCGGCAATGCCACTGCCAGCCTCACAGAAGCGGTGCCCGATCCCACCCAAGGGGGACTGGATGTGGTGCTCGATCGCATCAGTCCTTTAGCGATGCCGGTGATTCTCAGCTCAGCTCGGCTGGATCCTCCCTCTGCTCCGGGCCAGTCGGTGCCGCCGGGTCGCACGTGGGAAGTCATCATTGCCCAGCATCCCGAGCAGACGCTGATGGAGCGCAACCAAACCCTGGCGCGGCAGCTGCAATTCCGTCAGGTGGCCTTTGCCCTGCTGCGACGCTTTGCCTACACCGCCAACAACGGCGATGACTGGGTCAGCCGCATCTCAAATCTCATACAAGTTCAAGGAACGCCTGGGGCTAACCACACGCTAAGTCTGAAATTGGTGGAGGACTATTATCCAGACAGCCTGCCCACTGCGGCGGATGCGCCCCTGCCCGATCATCTGGATTTCCAGCGTATCCCCCAAACCGATGAAGCCTTTGCCCAGCTCACCGCTGAGGATCTGGTGCAAATCGACGCGGATCTGCGCAGCATCGACCTGCCGCTGCGGTTGGGCAATTTCCAACAAGGAGCCCTGGTGCTGCAATGGGATACGCTGCCTTTCTTCTACCAGCACCAGCTCTTGGTCGTTGCCCAGAGCGATCGCGTCGTTTCCCCGGTGAACAGCGTGATTCATAAGGATTTTGAATACCGCTCGCCCATACCGTCGGCCTGGATGGTGGGCCAAGTGCCGGAAACGGTGACAGTACCAGAACCCTTTGGGCGTTTGGGCAGCCCCAATCCCACCCTGCCGAGCCGTCGGGTGCGGATTTCGCTGCGCCAGCTTTGGGACAGCCTGCCCCAATCCGTCCGTGATCAGTGGCCCAGCGAGGCTCCCAACATTCTCGCCAATAACCAGCGGACGCCCTCTGCCCTGCCTGATTTGGAGGTGGTGTACCAGCTGGTGCAGGTGATGGAAGGCAACATTGAAGTGCAGGTGGAGACCTTTGTCGAACAGCAGGAAGACTCAGAGCAGTACCAACTGCGCCAACTGGGCAAGTTCTTCTTGGGGAACATCACCACCCTGGAACCGCCCACCGAGGGCCAGACGGACTATGGGTTAAATCTCACCATTCGCCAGGTCAGCCAGGTGCCGCTCCAGCGCCCCTATGACTTTTCGACAGTGGCGGCCGCCACCCGAGACAAGCTGGCGTTTAGTGAGGCTGACCAGCTGCTGCAGGTACTGAGCGTGTTTACCCAACGAGATCGCGATGCGCTGTGGCTGGTGATGGCCCAAGTCATTGAAGAGTTGCGGCTCTTACTTGCGGCTGGCTTGGCTACGGAGCAAACCCTGCTGAATGCTTGGTACGCCAGCCGCATGGTGACGACGCAGACCTTCCTGCAAGATGACCGCGTGGAACCGGTTTCTCTGCCCAACATTGCAGGCATCAGCTATGAGGATGCTCCGGCGACGTTGCTGTTGCTGAAGGCGGGCTCAGCCGAAACCGCCACCCTCCAGGCACTGGCCGATCAGTGTGACGCCAGACTCCAGTTTGCTTTGCGACGGTTGCTCGGGGAAACCAGTCCCCCCGGTAACAGCAACGGGGTAACGGTGGAGCGATCGCCGGATCAGTCGTTTGCGATCGCGGCGGTTCAACTCCTCACCAATACCGATGTCCCCAGCAGCCTGCAGGGCAAGGTTCAGCTTTATCCCCAACAACCCGATCAGCTTGACCCGACGCGGTCAGAGATGATCTGGCTGGGTTCCCTCAGTACGACCCAAGAAATTGCGTTGCGTGCCTTCATTTTTAATGGCGCGGTCAATCGCCTCAAGACAGCGCTGGAGAACACTCAGGTCAGTCAACCGTACACCCCGCCTACCATTCCGGCTGTCCCCGAGATTCCGGCTGATCTGGCTCAGACCTATGGCATCACCGCGAGCCGCGATGGCTTGAGCTGGACATTGCAATGGACGGGCGAGCTGACGGCAGCCGCCATGGTGACCATTCATGATTTGCTAGACGATGCAATCTACCCAAGCGGGGCGATCGCCCTGTTCAGGAAGGTTCTGGCAGGGCAAAAAGCCTATGCAGCCGCGCTTGAGAATGCAGTGGCAAACGATAGGACAGCCGACCTGATTACCCCCATACAGGCGCAAATCAACGGCATACAGTCAGCTCTGGACAGCACCATTAATCCCCGCATTGCAGAACTGGAAGCCCAACCCTCACTGACTTCAGAGGAACAGGCCGAGCTGAATAACTTGCGTCAAAACCAGCAGAATTTGCAGGCTAGTATCCAAAATCTAGAAGGGCAAATCCGCGCTTTGGAAGCAGCTGCAGAGCAACGACGGCGAGAAGAGGCAGCCGTTCAGGCACGACTGGCGGCAGCCCTGGTTCAGTTTGATGGGCTGACGTCTCCCGGAGAAGCGGCGGCGATTCCGGCGGTGCCCGCCAGTGGCGATTTTCTCACCACCCCCTACACCGCAACGGTGCTGTGGCGAGTCACGCTGCCGGTTTTGGTGCAGCAGCTCCGGTCTCAAGGCGACACCGCCGTTGCCGATTGGTTGGAGGCGCGCTTGACGATTCCCACTGAGCCGATCGCCTCAGAAGTGGTCTGGCGCAATCTTTATGTGAACGATGCTGGGTGGGTCAATGCTGTTGCGCTGCAAACCCCGGTTCAATCAGCCCTTGAAACCCTAAGCGATGGCTCGCTGGACACCTTCAAAACGGCTTTTGATGCCTTGACAGGGGCCATCGAGGGCGTTGCTTCCCGCGTTGACTATCGACCCTATCAGGGGGATCTGTCTGAAAGCCTACAATCGCATCTAATTGTGCGGGGGCAGCTGCTGCGCGGCACGCGATCGCTGAATGAAACGGAGCGGGGGCAACTGCGCGATCGCTTCTCCGCCCTGGGTCAGCCCTCCCAAGAGTCCCTGCAGCGCCTCTTCATTGACCTACAAGACCGGCAAGCCCTCGACAGGCTCTACCGTCGCTGGTGGGTGCAGGTCTACCTGTCTGCCACCTTTGACCTGGGCCGTTTACCCGCCGCGCTACAGGCCAAAGTGTCCCTCACCTCTCTGCCTGAGGCCACCCACGACTACGCCTTGATTTGGCAGGGGGCGATGACGGACGACGACGAGACAACCTTCAAAACCTGGCGTAAGGATCTGGAGGATTCGGCCCTGATCGATGCCTTGGATGAGCTGCTGCAACGGGTGCCGCGCCCAGATCCCACTGCCCCAGTTGATCCCACGGTGGAAACGATCGTGCTGGGGCAAGGCTCCCCACCCACCCTGCCTATCACGCTGGAATCGCAGCTGCGGTTGGGGCCAGGAGCCATTTTGCGCTACCACGGCTTGATGACCCTCGCCGAGGCCAATGATCTGCGGGAGGCCGTGGCGGAGCGCGATCGCCCGGCAATTCAACCGCTCTTTAATCTTTCCATGACCCAAAGTTTGCAAGGAGGTGAACTTAGCCTAATGTCCCGTCGTGGCAGCGCCAAACCCAGCGATTTGGAACGGTTGCCGCCCTTCGATCTGGGGCGTTAA